The region CCGGACGTGGTGGCTTCTCCTAAGGCTTATTCAGTCTATCCATATAGCGTCCTTCTGTTATCCAACAAGGGGCTATTTATTGCTTTAGTCCATCTTGTTTTGGCTTCATTTATGCCAAATCCTTCCCCCTTCCAAGCCACGTGACACGGAAGGGGTGGTTACTATCAGACGCTCCTTCCACCCACACAGGTACTGTTCACTATATATGTAATCatgttttaaacattttgtatgcttgataaaggctggtgtttcagccgaaacgcgttgcacacttTGAATAAATGTTCCTTCCTCGTCACCATCTGGACAAGGCTTTATTTCTACGAGCTGACCAGGATATTCCGGGGTGTCATTtccactgacacccctgctaagaAAGTCCTCCTGCTTTTTCACTTCACTTATCCGATTACtggagcagtgtttttttttaaatttattgtaTACTTCTTAAAAATATTGACAACAGTCGGAATATAAAAATGTTGTCtcctctgtgtgaattctctgatgtttaacaagatccccTTTATGGGTATTTCTCACATTcagtacatgaaaatggcttgtcccccatgtgaattctctgatgtgcaacaagaaGTGTTTTCCACAGAAAACATTTTCCACAGTTAGAACACAAAAATGGCCACTCTCCTGTGAGAattttctgatgtgtaacaagatgtgatttgttcAAAAAACATTTTCTACATTCTGAAAtgacttcttccctgtgtgaattctctgatgattaacaagatTTGAATaagttgtaaaacatttcccacattctgaacatgaaaatggcttctctcctgtgtgaattctctgatgattaacaagaactgatttctgggtaaaacatttcccacagacagaacatgaaaatggcttctccccagtgtgaattctctgatgatcaccAAGATGTGATTTCATGGTAaagtatttcccacattctgaacatgaaaatggcttctctcctgtgtgcattctctgatgatcaacaagacctGATTTCatggtaaagcatttcccacattctgaacatgaaaattgcttctctcctgtgtgaattctctgatgattagcaagatgtgatttctgggtaaaacatttcccacattctgaacatgaaaatggcttctcccctgtgtgaattctctgatgattagCAAGATATGATTtcttggtaaaacatttcccacattctgaacatgaaaatggcttctctcctgtgtgaattctctgatgattaacaagaactgatttttgggtaaaccatttcccacagacagaacacgAAAATCGCCTCTCAccagtgtgatttctctgatgattAGCAAGATATGATTtcttggtaaaacatttcccacattctgaacatgaaaatgacttctctcctgtgtgaattctctgatgatcaataAGATATGatttctggttaaaacatttcccacattctgaacatgaaaatggcctctccccagtgtgaattctctgatgattaacaagatatgatttcatggtaaaacatttcccacagacagaacacgAAAATTgcctctcaccagtgtgaattttctgatgttcaacaagatatgatttcatggtaaagcatttcccacattctgaacatgaaaatggcctctcccctgtgtgaattctctgatgattaacaagatatgatttttggGCATAGCATTtgctacattctgaacatgaatatgacttctTCCCTGTGACAACTGTTTCTTCTTTAACATCTCTTCTGTAAATGTTATGTTGCTTactagtctgtgatgaatcagaagatggaacctctataaaaggatcagatgacagatgtttgctgggaagggctgagggtacatctgggataatggcaggctcttCGTGTGTATCTTGTATGTTACCACCATCTTCCACTGTAAAACCTGAAGATATCAAATGTTCCTCTGAGTTCCTGatgtcgtcatctgccaagaataaaacagattttaacattacaattatatCAATATTTTATAAAAATGTCTATATAAAATATTCATACAAATTGTGAAAAAGACAAGTTACAAAAACCCTGTGCTCTTTTATGTATGAGGTTTTACTTACTTGAATAAGGGGTTTGCAGACATTAGCGAACCTCCTCAAGAATCGGTACCTTCTGGTGTTTATTCCATTAGCGTAGGACAATACATACAATACAGGAGATGcaacgcgagtcggagggcttacTGACTAATCTGACACCTTTCATGAACATATGACACAGAGACATGATAAAAGTATCTGGTACTTCTTAGAACTGGGGCGACCGGAAGCGTGTAAGTGCGTGCATCCAGAAGAAAGTAGCTGCTGAGCTATATCCCGGTACACGCTTAACCGGAAGCAGAAGTAAATTTCTAGAAGCAATTTTGTGCGCATGCTCGGCTTGCACATGCTCTTTATACAGATtaagtaaacttaaaggggttgtcccgcgccaaaacataatttttttttttttgcacagacccgCAGTTACTCCACAGTAATACCGCATCCAtgtgttattattatttttttttttaaattctcttacctgaatccccgttctgCAATTTTGAAaattcttctgtccaagatggcgccgttggtcttctcccacggtgcaccgcgggtcttctcccatggtgtatcgtggatgttcttctgcagtctgcgctccactgccgattacagccacctcattggctgatcggcatcacgtgacggaggcggagctacgcgatgacgcggacAAAAGGGTGgccgagggaggagccaggacgcagctcgtgagcccggaccatccagaagaggaatcatCTCTGTGCAAGCGCGACTGATcc is a window of Eleutherodactylus coqui strain aEleCoq1 chromosome 4, aEleCoq1.hap1, whole genome shotgun sequence DNA encoding:
- the LOC136624406 gene encoding gastrula zinc finger protein XlCGF26.1-like is translated as MTFTIFISQLVKLEEDLIPIDATETHVRGDQPCKEGIPTDDPPDDDIRNSEEHLISSGFTVEDGGNIQDTHEEPAIIPDVPSALPSKHLSSDPFIEVPSSDSSQTSKQHNIYRRDVKEETVVTGKKSYSCSECSKCYAQKSYLVNHQRIHTGERPFSCSECGKCFTMKSYLVEHQKIHTGERQFSCSVCGKCFTMKSYLVNHQRIHTGERPFSCSECGKCFNQKSYLIDHQRIHTGEKSFSCSECGKCFTKKSYLANHQRNHTGERRFSCSVCGKWFTQKSVLVNHQRIHTGEKPFSCSECGKCFTKKSYLANHQRIHTGEKPFSCSECGKCFTQKSHLANHQRIHTGEKQFSCSECGKCFTMKSGLVDHQRMHTGEKPFSCSECGKYFTMKSHLGDHQRIHTGEKPFSCSVCGKCFTQKSVLVNHQRIHTGEKPFSCSECGKCFTTYSNLVNHQRIHTGKKSFQNVENVF